A section of the Macaca thibetana thibetana isolate TM-01 chromosome 10, ASM2454274v1, whole genome shotgun sequence genome encodes:
- the HRH3 gene encoding histamine H3 receptor, with protein sequence MERAPPDGPLNASGALAGEAAAAGGARGFSAAWTAVLAALMALLIVATVLGNALVMLAFVADSSLRTQNNFFLLNLAISDFLVGAFCIPLYVPYVLTGRWTFGRGLCKLWLVVDYLLCTSSAFNIVLISYDRFLSVTRAVSYRAQQGNTRRAVRKMLLVWVLAFLLYGPAILSWEYLSGGSSIPEGHCYAEFFYNWYFLITASTLEFFTPFLSVTFFNLSIYLNIQRRTRLRLDGAREAGGPEPPPEAQPSPPPPPGCWGCWQKGHGEAMPLHRYGVGEAAAGAEAGETALGGGGGGGSAASPTSSSGSSSRGTERPRSLKRGSKPSASSASLEKRMKMVSQSFTQRFRLSRDRKVAKSLAVIVSIFGLCWAPYTLLMIIRAACHGHCVPDYWYETSFWLLWANSAVNPVLYPLCHHSFRRAFTKLLCPQKLKIQPHSSLEQCWK encoded by the exons ATGGAGCGCGCGCCGCCCGACGGACCGCTGAACGCTTCGGGGGCGCTGGCGGGCGAGGCAGCGGCAGCGGGCGGGGCGCGCGGCTTCTCGGCAGCCTGGACCGCGGTGCTGGCCGCGCTCATGGCGCTGCTCATCGTGGCCACGGTGCTGGGCAACGCGCTGGTCATGCTCGCCTTTGTGGCCGACTCGAGCCTCCGCACTCAGAACAACTTCTTCCTGCTCAACCTTGCCATCTCCGACTTCCTCGTGG GCGCCTTCTGCATCCCACTGTATGTGCCCTATGTGCTGACCGGCCGCTGGACCTTCGGCCGGGGCCTCTGCAAGCTGTGGCTGGTGGTGGACTACCTGCTGTGCACCTCCTCCGCCTTCAACATCGTGCTCATCAGCTACGACCGCTTCCTGTCGGTCACCCGAGCC GTCTCATACCGGGCCCAGCAGGGCAACACGCGGCGGGCGGTGCGGAAGATGCTGCTGGTGTGGGTGCTGGCCTTCCTGCTGTACGGGCCGGCCATCCTGAGCTGGGAGTACCTGTCCGGGGGCAGCTCCATCCCCGAGGGCCACTGCTACGCTGAGTTCTTCTACAACTGGTACTTCCTCATCACGGCCTCCACCCTGGAGTTCTTCACGCCCTTCCTCAGCGTCACCTTCTTCAATCTCAGCATCTACCTGAACATCCAGAGGCGCACCCGCCTCCGGCTGGATGGGGCTCGAGAGGCAGGTGGCCCCGAGCCCCCGCCCGAGGCCCAGCCCTCGCCACCCCCACCGCCTGGCTGCTGGGGCTGCTGGCAGAAGGGGCACGGGGAGGCCATGCCGCTGCATCGGTACGGGGTGGGTGAGGCGGCCGCGGGCGCTGAGGCTGGGGAGACAGCCCTCGGGGGTGGCGGTGGGGGTGGCTCCGCGGCCTCACCCACCTCCAGCTCCGGCAGCTCCTCGAGGGGCACTGAGAGGCCGCGCTCACTCAAGAGGGGCTCCAAGCCGTCGGCATCCTCGGCCTCGCTGGAGAAGCGCATGAAGATGGTGTCCCAGAGCTTCACCCAGCGCTTCCGGCTGTCTCGAGACAGGAAAGTGGCCAAGTCACTGGCCGTCATCGTGAGCATCTTTGGGCTCTGCTGGGCCCCGTACACGCTGCTGATGATCATCCGGGCCGCCTGCCACGGCCACTGCGTCCCTGACTACTGGTACGAAACCTCCTTCTGGCTCCTGTGGGCCAACTCGGCAGTCAACCCTGTCCTCTACCCGCTGTGCCACCACAGCTTCCGCCGAGCCTTCACCAAGCTGCTCTGCCCCCAGAAGCTCAAAATCCAGCCCCACAGCTCCCTGGAGCAGTGCTGGAAGTGA